The region CGGTCAGCTGGGTGCGCAGCGCGTCGGCGGGCACGTCCTGGCCGTCCTCGGGGGTGCGTTCGCGGGCGGTGCCGCCTTCGAGGGTGATGGCGGCGTTGACGGGGTCGCGGTGCAGTTCTTTTTGCAGGCGGGTGATTTCTGGGGCGAGTTTCGCGTCGTCGACGCTGGGGACGACGGCCACTTCGTGCTCGCGGATCAGGCCGCTGAGGCGCTCAATCGGGCTTGCGGACTGCAGCCCGGCCGCCTCCACGGTCGCCAAGTAGTCGATGCCGAGCCCGGCGCGCTGCGGCACCACTTCGGCGCGCTCGGGCCCGGAGGTGACGGTGATGGGGCGTGAGGGGGCGTCGCCAAGCTGGGCTTTGAGCTCGGCTTCTGCTTCCTGCGGGGTGAGTCCGCCGATGGCGACGCCGCCGACGGTGGTGCCGCGCGGCACGTGGCCGCGGTTGAGCGCCAGGTCGGCGAGGTAGATGGCCAGCAGCACCGCGAGCACGCCCACGGAGAAGCCGATGAAGATCTTTGTTGCCCTATTCACCCGCCCCAGGGTAATAGAGTTTGGGCTATAACCCAACGTCAATGAGTTGTTGTTGCACGCGGGTCGCGGCTTCGTCGATGCGGGATTCGGGGATTTCTCCCTTTTCGACGCCCGCTACGACACCATCGATGATCCGCGCGATGTCGTGGCCGGAGGACCAGAGGGCTTGGTCGGCACCCGCGCTGATGGCGAGGCGGACCGCGTCCGGCGTGGGGGCGTATTCGAGGATGCCGCGCATGCCGGAGAGGTCGTCGGTAACGGCGACGCCTTCGAAGGGGACACCGCCGGGGTAGTCGCCTTCGCGCAGGATGCGGTAGGCCTCCGGGTTGAGGCTGCTGGGCACGCCCTCGGCGCCGAGGCCGGGCACGATCATGTGGCCGACCATGACGCTGGCGCGCGGGAAGCGCTGCAGGAGCTCGCCGTAGGGGACCAGGTCGAAGGCGTGCAGGTCCCCGATTGGGGGCGTAGTGGCGAGCTTCTTGTGGGTGTCGCCTGAGGCGCGGCCGTGCCCCGGGAAGTGTTTGAAGGTGGGGGTGACGCCGGAGTCGAGAAGGCCTTGGGAGAAGAGCCCGGCGATGCGGGCGACCTCGGCGGGGTCGCGGTGGAAGGCGCGGTCCCCGATGATGGCCAGGTCGGCGGCATCGATGTCGACGACCGGGGCGTAGTCCACGTTGATGCCGTGGGCGCGAAGCGAACGGCCGATGTCGTAGCCGGTGCCCTGGATCACCGCGGGTGTGCCGGCGGCGAGGCGACCGGGCGCGGGGAAGTCCCCCAGGATGTCGGTGTGGCGTTGGACTCGGCCGCCCTCGAAGTCGATGGCGACGGTGAACCCGCGCGGGTACTGCTCGCGGAGAGCGTTGATGTCGTGGCCGGGGTCGTCGAGAAGCTTGGGGTCGGCCCAGCTGGGGATGATAAGCCCGCCGACGCCCTGATCGAGGGCCGCGCGGGCCTGGTCGTAGTTCTTCACCCCGACAACCATGAGGGAGGCCACCCGCGCACGCAGGTCCTCCGGGACGCGCTGCTGGGCTGGCGTTTTGGGGACGATCTCGGTGATCGGCACCGTGTCGGTGGGCAAAAGTGGGATGTGGTTGTGGAGCGGAGCGGGCGTCGTCACGGGTTGTGGGGCCGGCTCGGGCGCGCACCCGGCGAGCACGACGACGAGCCCCGCCGTCACCGCGGCGGACCCCCATACACGTCTGGTACGCTTTTGCACATGTCAAACCGTACTACCTTGCCTTCCGTTGTGGCTAGCGCCGTCGTCGGTGTTGTGCTCGGCGTGGTGGGCGTGATTGGGGTAGCGGCGTTCTCCGGGCAGAATTCCGTGCCGGTGTCCAACGCCGTCCCGGCAGACGAGGCCGTGCTTGGCGGCCCGGAATATGGCGCGCGCTAAACTCCGCAGCCTCACTCCCCACTTGGTCGCGTGGGCAATCATCGCGCTGATTGTGTGGGCGCAGGCGCCGGGGCAGATCGCCGCGGACACCAAGTTCGACCTCACCACCAACCCGGCCGGGTTCCTCGCGCAGGCGATGCACGCCTACACGGACCGCTTCACGCTCGGGCAGCTGCAGAACCAGGCGTACGGATACCTCTTCCCCCAAGGCGTGTTCTTCCTGCTGCCGCTGCCCGCGTGGGTGTTGCAGCGCTGCTGGTGGACACTACTGGTCGGGTTGGCGTTCTCCGGGACGTACGCGCTGGCCAGACGGCTGGGCATGCGCGGGGTGGCGGGCCCGGCGGTGGCCGGGGCGCTCTACGCGTTCAGCCCGCGAATCCTAACCACGCTGACCGCCATTTCTTCGGAGGCGTGGCCGGTGGCGTTGGTGCCGTGGACGCTGCTGCCGCTCCTGGGGGACCAACGCCGGGGGCCGCGCCTTGCCGCCGCGCTACTGCCGGTGGCGTGCATGGGCGCGGTCAACGCGACGGCCACCATCGCAGCCTGCCTACCCACCCTGCTCGTGCTGTGCGCGCAGCGCCACTGGCGCGCCGCCGCACTGTGGCCGGTGGGCGCAGTGCTGGTCAACGCGTGGTGGCTCGGCCCACTCGTGGTGCTCGGCCGCTACTCCCCACCGTTCACCGACTTTATTGAGTCCGCCTCAGTGACCACCGCGTGGCTCAACCCGATCG is a window of Corynebacterium pseudogenitalium DNA encoding:
- a CDS encoding DUF2613 family protein, with translation MSNRTTLPSVVASAVVGVVLGVVGVIGVAAFSGQNSVPVSNAVPADEAVLGGPEYGAR
- a CDS encoding glycoside hydrolase family 3 N-terminal domain-containing protein, which gives rise to MQKRTRRVWGSAAVTAGLVVVLAGCAPEPAPQPVTTPAPLHNHIPLLPTDTVPITEIVPKTPAQQRVPEDLRARVASLMVVGVKNYDQARAALDQGVGGLIIPSWADPKLLDDPGHDINALREQYPRGFTVAIDFEGGRVQRHTDILGDFPAPGRLAAGTPAVIQGTGYDIGRSLRAHGINVDYAPVVDIDAADLAIIGDRAFHRDPAEVARIAGLFSQGLLDSGVTPTFKHFPGHGRASGDTHKKLATTPPIGDLHAFDLVPYGELLQRFPRASVMVGHMIVPGLGAEGVPSSLNPEAYRILREGDYPGGVPFEGVAVTDDLSGMRGILEYAPTPDAVRLAISAGADQALWSSGHDIARIIDGVVAGVEKGEIPESRIDEAATRVQQQLIDVGL